The Tolypothrix sp. NIES-4075 DNA segment GTCAAAGTATTGCTTTGGCGCTGCTAAAACGGCTAGGTTCGCAAACTTATGACAGAGTGCGATCGCTTGTACAAACAATGCGCCGCAACATCTCAACCCCTGTAACTTAACTCGTAGTGAGCGCTTTAACGCTCACTTAATTAAAAAAATTCGATTCTTTTTACCAAAGAAAAAATGCCAAAAGTTTCCGTTGTTGTTCCCGCATATAATGCAATGAAATACCTCCCCGAAACCGTGGAGAGCGTCTTGCAGCAAACTTTGACTGATTTTGAAGTATTGATTATTAATGATGGTAGTTCCGATGGAATTGTGGAATGGAGTTCTCAAATAACTGACCTCAGAATCAAAGTTATTTCCCAAGCAAATCAAGGTACAGCAGCGGCACGAAATAAAGGAATCACTGAATCTCAAGGCGAATATATTGCCTTTTTAGATGCTGATGACATTTGGGAACCGACTAAGTTAGAAAAACAAGCAAATTGTTTAGATAATAATCCTTTAGTTGGTCTAGTTGATGCTTGGACAGCTTACATGGATGAAAGTGGTAAGCTTACAGGCATAGTTATGAGGCATACTGAAGAAGGTGATGTCTACAAAAAGGTTTTTGAATCGTGTGATAGTTCGGTTTGTTGTGGAAGTTCACCGATGATTCGCCGTTCTTGTTTTGAAACTCTCGGCTTATTTGATGAAAGTAGCTACATCGAAGATGTAGATATGTGGATCAGAATCGCCTCTCGTTATCACTATGCAGTGGTAAAAGAACCCTTGGTTCATTATCGACAGCATCCTAATAATAAATCAAAAGATTGCCAGTCAATGTTAGAAGGTTTCCGGCGATTGATTGAGAAAACATATCGAGCTTTGCCAACAGAAGTATTGTATCTGAGACCGCAAAGCTATGGAAGATTGTATATTTATCTTGCTTGGAGGTCTATAGATAACAAAGATTTTCAACAAGCGGCACATTATCGCAACTTAGCGATCGCCAACTATCCGCAACTGCTTTTAAAACCTTGGGTTATCCGCTTAAGTGTAGCGATCGCCGCACTAGAGTTGCTGGGATTTGAAGGTTATGAAAAAGTGCGATCGTTTAATCGTGCTTTACGTCGTCGTTTGTCATTTCGCGCAATTTAAGGGACTGGGGAATGGGGAATGGGTAATGGGTAATGGGGAATGGGTAATGGGAAAAGGAAAAGAATTATTACCAATTACCCCTTCGGGGTTCGCCAGGTGCGTGACTGTCGGGAGACCCGCCCAACGCACTGGCTCACCAATTCTCAATTACCAATTACCAATACCCCATGCCCAATACCCAATATCTAATCGCTTTTTGGAGTAACTGTGGGACTGCGTAATCAAGTCATTAAGGGTGGAGCCTTACTGGTTGTAAGACAAGCTCTGGGAATATTACTCAGCCTAATAGGAGTAATATTTATCACAAGAGTTATTGGACCTACCCAGTACGGTTTGTATGGAGTAGGTTATGGAATTGTCAGCTTTCTCGGCGGTTTGGGTATATGGGGTTTGGATGTTTATTTATTACGCAAAACCAGCAACCCAGAGCAAGAAGATTATGACCAAGCTTTTACTCTGTTGCTATGTTTTGGTGGAGTCTTTGCGCTTAGTTTGGTATTAGGGCAACATATTATCGCCCAAATGCTTAACCTTCCAGAAGCCGCACCGTTTTTGGCGGCTTTGGGTTTGACTTTACCAATATCATTGTTAAATATACCTTTAACAATTAAACTCGACCGCGACTTAAATTTTAAGCGTGTGGCATATATTGAGTTAATCAGTCAAGTTAGCTACTACGTGATAGCGCTACCACTAGCGCATCAAGGAGCTGGTGCTTGGGCACCGACTGCTGGTTTGTGGCTTCAGCAAATCAGCATGGTTGCGCTGACTTATTCGAGTACTAAACTTCGTCCGCGCTTGTGCTGGAAGCCAAGTTTAATTCGGGAGATGCTGAAGTATGGCTTAAGCTATTCTAGTTCGACTTGGTTATGGCAATTGCGATCGCTTGTTAATCCAGTCATTGTTGGACGTTTCGCCGGCGCTGAAGCTGTGGGCTTTGTTTCTCTTGCCATTCGCTTGGTAGAAATGCTTTCCTTTGCCAAGTCAGTAACTTGGCGTTTAGCTATGGCAGCGCTTGCTAAACTCGAAAATGACAAAACTCGTCTGCGTCACAGTATTGAAGAGGGAATGCGCTTGCAAGCGCTAGCAGTTGGCGTTCCAATGGCAGGTTTTGCGCTGCTCGGTCCGATAGTATTATTACTGATTTTTGGGAAAAATTGGACTCCAGTGCTGCACGTCTTTCCATATATTGCCGTTGGCTATCTTTCCAATTCCATCTTCAACCTGCATTGCTCAGTACTTTATCTGCTGGGTAGAAATTTATTAGTTGCTTGGTTTCATGCAGCTCATGTCGCACTTTTTGCCGGTGGTGCGTTTTTGCTAGTGCCGCAGATGGGAATAGTTGGTTATGGCTGGGCTGAAATATGTGCATTAGCTAGTTACCTACTGCTCCATATATATATAGTCAAAGAATTGGGCAATTTAAATTACACTAAAGCTTTGGTTTGGTATGGCATCACCGTTGCTGTTTTGGTTTTAAGTACATTACCTGGTTCAGCTCGTTACCTGTCTTGTTTGTTACTACTGCTTCCACTAACATCAACTAAAGAAAGAAATACCCTTGTCGGCTATTTTCAAATATTGAGGTCTTGACAAGAAAGGCGCTTAGGCT contains these protein-coding regions:
- a CDS encoding glycosyltransferase family 2 protein — protein: MPKVSVVVPAYNAMKYLPETVESVLQQTLTDFEVLIINDGSSDGIVEWSSQITDLRIKVISQANQGTAAARNKGITESQGEYIAFLDADDIWEPTKLEKQANCLDNNPLVGLVDAWTAYMDESGKLTGIVMRHTEEGDVYKKVFESCDSSVCCGSSPMIRRSCFETLGLFDESSYIEDVDMWIRIASRYHYAVVKEPLVHYRQHPNNKSKDCQSMLEGFRRLIEKTYRALPTEVLYLRPQSYGRLYIYLAWRSIDNKDFQQAAHYRNLAIANYPQLLLKPWVIRLSVAIAALELLGFEGYEKVRSFNRALRRRLSFRAI
- a CDS encoding oligosaccharide flippase family protein; translation: MGLRNQVIKGGALLVVRQALGILLSLIGVIFITRVIGPTQYGLYGVGYGIVSFLGGLGIWGLDVYLLRKTSNPEQEDYDQAFTLLLCFGGVFALSLVLGQHIIAQMLNLPEAAPFLAALGLTLPISLLNIPLTIKLDRDLNFKRVAYIELISQVSYYVIALPLAHQGAGAWAPTAGLWLQQISMVALTYSSTKLRPRLCWKPSLIREMLKYGLSYSSSTWLWQLRSLVNPVIVGRFAGAEAVGFVSLAIRLVEMLSFAKSVTWRLAMAALAKLENDKTRLRHSIEEGMRLQALAVGVPMAGFALLGPIVLLLIFGKNWTPVLHVFPYIAVGYLSNSIFNLHCSVLYLLGRNLLVAWFHAAHVALFAGGAFLLVPQMGIVGYGWAEICALASYLLLHIYIVKELGNLNYTKALVWYGITVAVLVLSTLPGSARYLSCLLLLLPLTSTKERNTLVGYFQILRS